Below is a genomic region from Glaciihabitans sp. INWT7.
GGACCTCATCGCCGGGGTGGTGCACCGCGGTGTCGCCGCAAGCGTGATCGGGGCGACCGAAGAGACTTCATCGGGTGCCGACCGGCTGCGCGGCGAACTCGCCGACCACATCCCCTTTCCCGTCATCGTCATCAACGACAGCCCTCTCAAGGCGATCGGCGAGAATCGGCATGCGGTTGGACAGTCCGTCGTCGAGAGCCTCATGCGCATCACCGGGCTCATGGTGCCCGGCCGCCGCTACGTCGTCGTGGGATACGGCTGGTGCGGTCGAGGCATCGCCCAGTACCTTCGCGCGCTCGGCGGTCGGGTCGCGATCGCGGAGGTGGACGACCTCAAGGCATTCGAGGCGGCGCTCGACGGCTATCGGGTTGCACCGATCGCCGAGCTCGCGGGATGGGCGCAGACGGTCATCACGGCCACCGGGCGGCCGGGGGTGATCGGGGCATCCGAGTTCGCGCTGCTCGAATCCGGCACCGTGCTCGCCAACAGCGGGCACTTCGACTGGGAGATCGACGTGCCGGCCCTCACCGCCTCCGCGAGTCGGGTCGTGCCGGTGGATGACGCGATCGAGCGGGTGGAATTCGCGGACGGGCGTCACGTGGTGCTTCTCGCGGGTGGGCGCATGGTCAACCTCGCCGGCCGAGAACCGCGCGGCAATTCGCTCGAATCGATGGATCTCGGCTTTCTCCTGCAAGCGCTCTCGCTAGAACGGATCGCCGGATCCGCCGCCCTGCTCCCCTCGGGCGCCCAGCCCGTGCCCGACGACCTCAACCGCCTGATCGCACGTCGGATGGTCGCGGCGATGTCGGCGTCCCGATGAGTGGTACCGCACTCCCGGGCTCCGCCGCTCCGATGCCCGGCTCCCAGCGGTCCGACTCCCCGGCCCCCGACTACTCGGTTCCGGCGCTGGACAAGGCGCTCGATATCCTCGAACTCCTGGCGGCACGATCAGGCGGGCTCAGCCAGGCTGCCATCGCGGAGGCGGTCGGTCGATCGGTCAGCCAGGTCTTCCGGGTTCTTCAGACCCTGGAGGGGCGGGGATACCTCGTGCGCGAGGAGCGCTCGGGGCTCTACCGCTTGTCGATGCAGCTGTTCACGCTCGCCCATCGGCAGGAGCCGCTTCGCGGTCTCGAGACTGCCGCGCTTCCGGCGATGCGGGCCTTCGCGGACGAGGTGCGGCAATCCTGCAACCTCGGAGTTCTCTCGGCCGGCCGGGTTCTCGTGCTCGCCCAGGTGGAGAGTCCGGCGAACTTCGGATTCCGCGTGCGGGTCGGTTCGGAGTTCCCGCTCGAGGGCACCGCGACCGGTGCCGTGCTCGCGGCCTTCGGCGAGGAGTCGGTGACCGAGCCGTGGTTGTCGGGTCTTTCCCGCGGCGCTCGGGATCGGGTCGATCGTGTGCGACTCCGGGGCTTCGAACGCGCGGACGACAGCCTCCAGCCGGGCATCACCGACATCGTCTTTCCGGTCTTCGGGAGGGGAGGCTCGGCGGTGGCGGCACTC
It encodes:
- a CDS encoding adenosylhomocysteinase; this encodes MSSELVERGHQRLEWIRSRMSLLAAARQEFSASQPFAGRRIGVAIHLDPKTAVLLEVLAVGGAEIVATGNHGSTQDDMVAVLREQGLVVFGRRDDTIEQHRANVASVLDTKPDMILDNGADLIAGVVHRGVAASVIGATEETSSGADRLRGELADHIPFPVIVINDSPLKAIGENRHAVGQSVVESLMRITGLMVPGRRYVVVGYGWCGRGIAQYLRALGGRVAIAEVDDLKAFEAALDGYRVAPIAELAGWAQTVITATGRPGVIGASEFALLESGTVLANSGHFDWEIDVPALTASASRVVPVDDAIERVEFADGRHVVLLAGGRMVNLAGREPRGNSLESMDLGFLLQALSLERIAGSAALLPSGAQPVPDDLNRLIARRMVAAMSASR
- a CDS encoding IclR family transcriptional regulator, which translates into the protein MSGTALPGSAAPMPGSQRSDSPAPDYSVPALDKALDILELLAARSGGLSQAAIAEAVGRSVSQVFRVLQTLEGRGYLVREERSGLYRLSMQLFTLAHRQEPLRGLETAALPAMRAFADEVRQSCNLGVLSAGRVLVLAQVESPANFGFRVRVGSEFPLEGTATGAVLAAFGEESVTEPWLSGLSRGARDRVDRVRLRGFERADDSLQPGITDIVFPVFGRGGSAVAALTVPYVSTSFSAARTHQVEARARAAAETISGALGH